A window of the Streptomyces sp. JB150 genome harbors these coding sequences:
- the serS gene encoding serine--tRNA ligase: MIDLRLLREDPDRVRASQRARGEDVALVDALLSADERRRSSGVRFDELRSEQKSLGKLIPKASGDEKAELLKRAEQLKADVKAADAERDAADAETQELLLKLGNLVHPDVPVGGEEDFVTLETHGTIRDFAAEGFEPKDHLELGQRLGAIDVERGAKVSGSRFYFLTGVGALLELALVNAAMAQATAAGFTPMLTPALVRPQSMAGTGFLGQAAQDVYHLPNDDLYLVGTSEVALAAYHMDEIIDADRLPLRYAGFSPCFRREAGSHGKDTRGIFRVHQFDKVEMFSYVAPEDSQAEHQRLLEWEKQWLTSLELPFRVIDVASGDLGSSAARKFDCEAWIPTQGKYRELTSTSDCTEFQSRRLSIRVREGKQVRPLATLNGTLCAVPRTIVAILENHQQADGSVRVPEVLRPYLGGREVLEPVAK, from the coding sequence GTGATTGACCTTCGCCTGCTCCGTGAGGACCCCGACCGTGTGCGCGCCTCCCAGCGTGCCCGTGGAGAGGACGTCGCGCTCGTCGACGCTCTCCTGTCTGCCGACGAGCGGCGCAGGTCGTCCGGCGTCCGCTTCGACGAGCTGCGCTCCGAGCAGAAGTCGCTCGGCAAGCTGATCCCCAAGGCCTCCGGCGACGAGAAGGCCGAGCTGCTCAAGCGTGCCGAACAGCTGAAGGCCGACGTCAAGGCCGCCGACGCCGAGCGCGACGCGGCCGACGCCGAGACCCAGGAGCTGCTGCTCAAGCTCGGCAACCTCGTCCACCCCGACGTGCCCGTCGGCGGCGAGGAGGACTTCGTCACGCTGGAGACGCACGGCACGATCCGCGACTTCGCCGCCGAGGGCTTCGAGCCCAAGGACCACCTGGAGCTGGGCCAGCGGCTCGGCGCCATCGACGTGGAGCGCGGCGCGAAGGTGTCCGGCTCCCGCTTCTACTTCCTCACCGGCGTCGGCGCCCTGCTGGAGCTGGCGCTGGTCAACGCCGCGATGGCGCAGGCCACGGCGGCGGGCTTCACGCCGATGCTGACGCCCGCGCTGGTGCGCCCGCAGTCGATGGCCGGCACCGGCTTCCTCGGCCAGGCCGCGCAGGACGTGTACCACCTCCCGAACGACGACCTGTACCTGGTCGGCACCTCCGAGGTGGCGCTCGCCGCGTACCACATGGACGAGATCATCGACGCGGACCGCCTGCCGCTGCGCTACGCGGGCTTCTCGCCCTGCTTCCGCCGCGAGGCCGGCTCGCACGGCAAGGACACCCGCGGCATCTTCCGCGTGCACCAGTTCGACAAGGTCGAGATGTTCTCGTACGTGGCTCCCGAGGACTCCCAGGCGGAGCACCAGCGGCTGCTGGAGTGGGAGAAGCAGTGGCTGACCTCGCTGGAGCTGCCGTTCCGGGTGATCGACGTCGCCTCCGGCGACCTCGGCTCCTCGGCCGCCCGCAAGTTCGACTGCGAGGCGTGGATCCCGACCCAGGGCAAGTACCGCGAGCTGACCTCGACCTCGGACTGCACCGAGTTCCAGTCCCGCCGGCTGTCGATCCGGGTCCGCGAGGGCAAGCAGGTCCGCCCGCTGGCCACGCTCAACGGCACCCTGTGCGCCGTACCGCGCACCATCGTGGCGATCCTGGAGAACCACCAGCAGGCCGACGGCTCGGTGCGCGTGCCCGAGGTGCTGCGTCCCTACCTGGGCGGCCGTGAGGTCCTGGAGCCGGTCGCCAAGTGA